The following coding sequences lie in one Lolium perenne isolate Kyuss_39 chromosome 2, Kyuss_2.0, whole genome shotgun sequence genomic window:
- the LOC127333142 gene encoding probable mixed-linked glucan synthase 8 isoform X2, with the protein MASERVTGFQPPFLLGASRAPLFCRRLPSRFSKMFLSLIRLVAIIMFFVWRVRHPHADGMWLWWISMVGDLWFGVTWLLNQVAKLSPVKRVPDLALLKQQFDLPDGNSNLPVIDVFINTVDPINEPMIYTMNSILSILAVDYPVDKHACYFSDDGGSIIHFDGLLETAKFAALWVPFCRKHSIEPRAPESYFSVKARPYTGNAPEDFADDHTHISREYDEFKERLDALFTVIPKRGYNHADSKEGAKATWMADGTQWPGTWIEPAENHKKGQHDGIVQVMLKHPGHEPELGLPASTNNPLDFSAVDARLPMLVYISREKRPGCDHQKKAGAMNVQLRISALLTNAPFIINFDCDHYVNNSKAFRAGICFMLDRREGDNTAFVQFPQRFDDVDPTDRYCNHNRVFFDATLLGLNGIQGPSFVGTGCMFRRFALYGTDPPRWRSDDVKIVDSSKKFGRSLSFMSSIPPSANQEHSIMSPPALEESVMADLADVMTCSYEDGTEWGKEVGWVYNIATEDVVTGFRLHRNGWRSMYCRMEPDAFAGTAPINLTERLYQILRWSGGSLEMFFSPYCPLLAGGRLHPMQRIAYANMTAYPVSSIFLLFYLLFPVIWIFRGQFYIQKPFPTYVLYLVIVIVMTELIGVIEIKWAGLTLLDWIRNEQFYIVGATAVYPTAVLHMVLKLFGFKGVSFKLTAKQVASSTSDKFAELYAVQWAPLLIPTMVVIAVNVCAIGASIGKAIVGGWSLMQMADAGLGLLFNAWILVLIYPFALGMIGRWSKKPYVLFIMFIIAFIVIAMLDIAIQAMRSGFVRFHFKSSGGASFPTSWGL; encoded by the exons ATGGCGTCGGAACGAGTTACAGGCTTCCAGCCGCCCTTTCTCCTTGGCGCCTCCCGGGCCCCGTTGTTCTGTCGGCGCCTCCCATCTAGGTTCTCCAAAAT GTTTCTGAGCTTGATCAGATTGGTTGCTATCATCATGTTTTTCGTATGGCGTGTCCGGCACCCACATGCCGATGGCATGTGGCTCTGGTGGATATCGATGGTTGGGGATCTTTGGTTTGGCGTCACTTGGCTTCTAAACCAAGTTGCAAAGCTCAGCCCTGTCAAGCGTGTCCCCGACCTTGCCCTCTTGAAACAGCAGTTTGATCTACCAGACGGCAACTCCAACCTCCCCGTTATTGATGTGTTCATCAACACCGTCGATCCCATAAATGAGCCTATGATATACACAATGAACTCCATCTTATCCATTCTTGCCGTAGACTATCCAGTTGACAAGCATGCTTGCTACTTCTCAGATGATGGTGGATCAATAATCCATTTTGATGGGTTGCTTGAAACTGCAAAATTTGCTGCATTATGGGTTCCCTTTTGCCGAAAACATTCCATTGAGCCAAGAGCCCCCGAGAGCTATTTCTCTGTGAAGGCACGCCCATACACTGGGAATGCACCAGAAGATTTTGCCGATGACCACACACACATTTCTAGGGAGTATGATGAATTCAAGGAGCGCTTAGATGCACTTTTTACCGTAATTCCCAAGCGTGGATATAATCACGCAGATTCCAAAGAAGGTGCAAAGGCAACTTGGATGGCTGATGGGACACAGTGGCCAGGTACATGGATTGAGCCAGCTGAGAACCATAAGAAAGGGCAACATGATGGAATAGTTCAG GTTATGTTGAAACATCCAGGCCATGAACCAGAACTTGGTCTACCAGCAAGCACCAACAATCCTCTAGACTTCAGTGCTGTTGATGCACGCCTCCCGATGCTCGTTTACATCTCCCGCGAGAAGCGTCCAGGCTGTGATCATCAAAAGAAGGCAGGTGCCATGAATGTACAGTTACGAATCTCTGCCCTCCTGACCAATGCACCCTTCATCATCAACTTCGACTGCGACCACTACGTCAACAACTCAAAAGCCTTCCGTGCTGGCATATGTTTCATGCTCGACCGTCGTGAAGGTGACAACACTGCCTTTGTCCAGTTTCCCCAGCGCTTTGACGATGTTGATCCCACAGACAGGTACTGCAATCACAACCGTGTCTTCTTCGACGCCACCTTGCTCGGTCTCAATGGAATCCAAGGGCCCTCTTTTGTGGGTACTGGTTGTATGTTCCGCCGTTTTGCACTTTATGGTACTGACCCACCTCGCTGGAGATCTGATGACGTCAAGATTGTGGACAGCTCCAAAAAGTTTGGCAGATCTCTGTCCTTTATGAGCTCAATACCGCCATCTGCAAACCAAGAACACTCCATCATGTCGCCACCGGCACTTGAAGAGTCTGTCATGGCGGATTTAGCTGATGTTATGACCTGTTCATATGAGGACGGGACTGAATGGGGCAAGGAGGTTGGCTGGGTCTACAACATTGCAACGGAGGATGTGGTGACCGGCTTCCGGCTGCACCGGAATGGGTGGCGGTCGATGTACTGCCGCATGGAGCCAGATGCGTTCGCCGGCACCGCACCCATCAACCTCACTGAGCGCCTGTACCAGATCTTGCGCTGGTCAGGGGGCTCCCTTGAGATGTTCTTCTCACCATACTGCCCACTCCTGGCCGGTGGCCGTCTCCACCCTATGCAAAGAATTGCTTATGCCAACATGACAGCCTACCCAGTTTCATCGATCTTTCTATTGTTCTATCTCCTCTTTCCAGTGATATGGATCTTCCGTGGACAATTCTACATACAAAAGCCATTTCCCACTTATGTTTTGTACCTCGTCATCGTCATAGTCATGACCGAATTGATCGGTGTGATTgagatcaagtgggctggcctcaCGCTGCTGGACTGGATCCGCAACGAGCAGTTCTACATTGTTGGTGCAACGGCTGTGTACCCTACAGCCGTGCTGCACATGGTGCTGAAGCTGTTTGGTTTCAAGGGTGTTTCGTTCAAGCTAACGGCAAAACAGGTAGCCAGCAGCACCAGTGATAAGTTTGCTGAACTGTATGCCGTGCAGTGGGCTCCGTTGCTGATCCCGACAATGGTGGTGATAGCGGTAAATGTATGTGCCATTGGTGCATCGATAGGCAAGGCGATAGTCGGAGGTTGGTCGCTCATGCAGATGGCAGATGCAGGACTTGGGCTGCTGTTCAACGCGTGGATTCTGGTGCTGATCTATCCGTTTGCGCTGGGAATGATTGGACGGTGGAGCAAGAAACCGTATGTCTTGTTCATAATGTTTATCATTGCTTTTATTGTAATTGCCATGCTGGATATTGCCATCCAGGCCATGCGCTCTGGGTTTGTTAGGTTCCACTTCAAAAGTTCTGGTGGCGCCAGTTTTCCTACAAGCTGGGGCTTGTAA
- the LOC127333142 gene encoding probable mixed-linked glucan synthase 8 isoform X1 produces MGSLAAGNGAAGHASNGGGVADHALALEINGAGAGAGNGHKTGVVERAAPVLQANGGGEIKKKVSPMDKYWVAADDGEMEAATADGGEDGRRPLLFRNFKVKGILLHPYRFLSLIRLVAIIMFFVWRVRHPHADGMWLWWISMVGDLWFGVTWLLNQVAKLSPVKRVPDLALLKQQFDLPDGNSNLPVIDVFINTVDPINEPMIYTMNSILSILAVDYPVDKHACYFSDDGGSIIHFDGLLETAKFAALWVPFCRKHSIEPRAPESYFSVKARPYTGNAPEDFADDHTHISREYDEFKERLDALFTVIPKRGYNHADSKEGAKATWMADGTQWPGTWIEPAENHKKGQHDGIVQVMLKHPGHEPELGLPASTNNPLDFSAVDARLPMLVYISREKRPGCDHQKKAGAMNVQLRISALLTNAPFIINFDCDHYVNNSKAFRAGICFMLDRREGDNTAFVQFPQRFDDVDPTDRYCNHNRVFFDATLLGLNGIQGPSFVGTGCMFRRFALYGTDPPRWRSDDVKIVDSSKKFGRSLSFMSSIPPSANQEHSIMSPPALEESVMADLADVMTCSYEDGTEWGKEVGWVYNIATEDVVTGFRLHRNGWRSMYCRMEPDAFAGTAPINLTERLYQILRWSGGSLEMFFSPYCPLLAGGRLHPMQRIAYANMTAYPVSSIFLLFYLLFPVIWIFRGQFYIQKPFPTYVLYLVIVIVMTELIGVIEIKWAGLTLLDWIRNEQFYIVGATAVYPTAVLHMVLKLFGFKGVSFKLTAKQVASSTSDKFAELYAVQWAPLLIPTMVVIAVNVCAIGASIGKAIVGGWSLMQMADAGLGLLFNAWILVLIYPFALGMIGRWSKKPYVLFIMFIIAFIVIAMLDIAIQAMRSGFVRFHFKSSGGASFPTSWGL; encoded by the exons ATGGGTTCTCTGGCGGCAGGGAACGGCGCTGCCGGCCATGCAAGCAACGGAGGCGGCGTCGCGGACCATGCGCTAGCGCTGGAGATcaacggcgccggcgccggcgccggcaacGGGCACAAGACGGGCGTCGTCGAACGGGCGGCGCCAGTCCTGCAGGCGAACGGCGGCGGCGAGATCAAGAAGAAGGTCAGCCCCATGGACAAGTACTGGGTGGCCGCCGACGATGGAGAGATGGAGGCGGCCACGGCGGACGGCGGCGAggacggccggcggccgctgctcTTCCGGAATTTCAAGGTCAAGGGCATCCTCCTGCATCCCTATCG GTTTCTGAGCTTGATCAGATTGGTTGCTATCATCATGTTTTTCGTATGGCGTGTCCGGCACCCACATGCCGATGGCATGTGGCTCTGGTGGATATCGATGGTTGGGGATCTTTGGTTTGGCGTCACTTGGCTTCTAAACCAAGTTGCAAAGCTCAGCCCTGTCAAGCGTGTCCCCGACCTTGCCCTCTTGAAACAGCAGTTTGATCTACCAGACGGCAACTCCAACCTCCCCGTTATTGATGTGTTCATCAACACCGTCGATCCCATAAATGAGCCTATGATATACACAATGAACTCCATCTTATCCATTCTTGCCGTAGACTATCCAGTTGACAAGCATGCTTGCTACTTCTCAGATGATGGTGGATCAATAATCCATTTTGATGGGTTGCTTGAAACTGCAAAATTTGCTGCATTATGGGTTCCCTTTTGCCGAAAACATTCCATTGAGCCAAGAGCCCCCGAGAGCTATTTCTCTGTGAAGGCACGCCCATACACTGGGAATGCACCAGAAGATTTTGCCGATGACCACACACACATTTCTAGGGAGTATGATGAATTCAAGGAGCGCTTAGATGCACTTTTTACCGTAATTCCCAAGCGTGGATATAATCACGCAGATTCCAAAGAAGGTGCAAAGGCAACTTGGATGGCTGATGGGACACAGTGGCCAGGTACATGGATTGAGCCAGCTGAGAACCATAAGAAAGGGCAACATGATGGAATAGTTCAG GTTATGTTGAAACATCCAGGCCATGAACCAGAACTTGGTCTACCAGCAAGCACCAACAATCCTCTAGACTTCAGTGCTGTTGATGCACGCCTCCCGATGCTCGTTTACATCTCCCGCGAGAAGCGTCCAGGCTGTGATCATCAAAAGAAGGCAGGTGCCATGAATGTACAGTTACGAATCTCTGCCCTCCTGACCAATGCACCCTTCATCATCAACTTCGACTGCGACCACTACGTCAACAACTCAAAAGCCTTCCGTGCTGGCATATGTTTCATGCTCGACCGTCGTGAAGGTGACAACACTGCCTTTGTCCAGTTTCCCCAGCGCTTTGACGATGTTGATCCCACAGACAGGTACTGCAATCACAACCGTGTCTTCTTCGACGCCACCTTGCTCGGTCTCAATGGAATCCAAGGGCCCTCTTTTGTGGGTACTGGTTGTATGTTCCGCCGTTTTGCACTTTATGGTACTGACCCACCTCGCTGGAGATCTGATGACGTCAAGATTGTGGACAGCTCCAAAAAGTTTGGCAGATCTCTGTCCTTTATGAGCTCAATACCGCCATCTGCAAACCAAGAACACTCCATCATGTCGCCACCGGCACTTGAAGAGTCTGTCATGGCGGATTTAGCTGATGTTATGACCTGTTCATATGAGGACGGGACTGAATGGGGCAAGGAGGTTGGCTGGGTCTACAACATTGCAACGGAGGATGTGGTGACCGGCTTCCGGCTGCACCGGAATGGGTGGCGGTCGATGTACTGCCGCATGGAGCCAGATGCGTTCGCCGGCACCGCACCCATCAACCTCACTGAGCGCCTGTACCAGATCTTGCGCTGGTCAGGGGGCTCCCTTGAGATGTTCTTCTCACCATACTGCCCACTCCTGGCCGGTGGCCGTCTCCACCCTATGCAAAGAATTGCTTATGCCAACATGACAGCCTACCCAGTTTCATCGATCTTTCTATTGTTCTATCTCCTCTTTCCAGTGATATGGATCTTCCGTGGACAATTCTACATACAAAAGCCATTTCCCACTTATGTTTTGTACCTCGTCATCGTCATAGTCATGACCGAATTGATCGGTGTGATTgagatcaagtgggctggcctcaCGCTGCTGGACTGGATCCGCAACGAGCAGTTCTACATTGTTGGTGCAACGGCTGTGTACCCTACAGCCGTGCTGCACATGGTGCTGAAGCTGTTTGGTTTCAAGGGTGTTTCGTTCAAGCTAACGGCAAAACAGGTAGCCAGCAGCACCAGTGATAAGTTTGCTGAACTGTATGCCGTGCAGTGGGCTCCGTTGCTGATCCCGACAATGGTGGTGATAGCGGTAAATGTATGTGCCATTGGTGCATCGATAGGCAAGGCGATAGTCGGAGGTTGGTCGCTCATGCAGATGGCAGATGCAGGACTTGGGCTGCTGTTCAACGCGTGGATTCTGGTGCTGATCTATCCGTTTGCGCTGGGAATGATTGGACGGTGGAGCAAGAAACCGTATGTCTTGTTCATAATGTTTATCATTGCTTTTATTGTAATTGCCATGCTGGATATTGCCATCCAGGCCATGCGCTCTGGGTTTGTTAGGTTCCACTTCAAAAGTTCTGGTGGCGCCAGTTTTCCTACAAGCTGGGGCTTGTAA